Part of the Lagenorhynchus albirostris chromosome 19, mLagAlb1.1, whole genome shotgun sequence genome, GAATCCAGAATGATGTCAGTCAGGAAGCAGTGACATTTCTGTGCGTAAAACATCTCTTCCCAGGACAGAGAGAAACTCAGGAAAGTCACCTCTGTGGAGGAGAGAGTGGATGTGGCCACATCTGCCACGGCTAGAGCCTTAGAGCCAGCCCGGAGTAAGGGAGAGGTGTAGGGCTTCCAAGGGAGACTGTATCCCTGAAGTACCCTGGGTGAGGGCTCAGGCATCTCCGCAAGGAAGTGCAGGGCCAGGCATGGCTCCAGAGCCTTACctcggggctgggggctggctgtgGGTGGCATGTGTGTGAGGTTGTCCATCTGTGTGGTATAGATGATGCTGTCCTCAAAGAACATGCAGGAGCCATCACTACCCACCACGGGGGGGTGGGTCACTTTGAGGATGACCCCTGTGCTGTCCACCTCACTGGCCTCAGGCAGAGACTGCTCAGGGGCAGGACTTTCTGTGAAAACAACACGGGGAGAGGGCCCTCCTTAAGCCACCTCAGAGCCCAAGCAGGGAGGAGACCTCTGGCAACAGACCAGTACAGTCAGTCACGAGCCTTTGCCTCCAGCTTCTCAGAAGTGGTACCCTGGGCTGGCAGGGGCATGTTCTGGCTCTCCTCTCTACATTGCCCTTGAATCACTGCAAGCCAAATCCTGAATTTCAGAACTCCAAGGAACTTTCCAAATCCTCTGTTGAACTAGGACTGGTAGTAAATAGAGCTGATAATAACCCAGCTGGGGACTGGAAATCTTAGTAAAATTATGAGAGGAGCTTTTGTGGGGAGTTGCTGATGCATATCCATTCTGACGAATAcgcttgagggacttccctggtggcacagtggttaagaatctgcctgccaatgcaggggacacaggtttgattcctgctctgggaagatcccatgtgccgcagagcaactaagcccgcgtgccacaactactccgcctgcgctctagagccctcgagccacaactactgaagcccacgtacctagagcccatgctccgcaacaacagaagccaccgcaatgagaagcccagccactgcaatgaagagtagcccccgctcactacaactagagaaagcccgtgcacagtaacaaagacccaacgcagccaaaaataaataaataaatttatttaaaaaaaaaaaagaatccgcctgcgcatgcaggggacatgggttcgatccctgttccgggaagatcccacatgctgtggagcagctaagcctgtgcaccacaactactgagtctgtgctctagagccctcaagccacaactactgagcccgcgtgctgcaactcctgaagcccatggtcctagagcccatgctccacaacaagagaagccaccacaatgagaaagcctgcacactgcaattaagagtagccccagcttgccacgactagagaaagctcgtgtgcagcaacaaagaccagcgcagccaaaaataaatttaaaaaaatatgcttgAGAAACCAACTTGGGGCTCACAGGTGGGGCCCAAGGAGACCCCTCCAAGCAGGGCCTGAGCCACTAAAAGGGAAAATGACAGAATACTGTAGGAAGGACTTTGAAGGTGCAGAGGAAACAGTCCGTCATAGCAGTTCTCAGCTCACTTCCCTGGGCTGCTCCACacttccccaccacacacacacctgtctaTTCAGCCCAGTCCCCATATACCCTCCTGTCTTCTGGACTTCTCCCCTTAGATGTCCATCAGTACCTCACATGCAATGTGTCATCTTCCCCAAGTCCTACTTCTCTTGTCCTTCCTACCTCAGTAACCATCTACCCCCTTGCAATCACCCAAACCAGAAACCTGCCCCCTCCTTGGCCTGATACTTTCCTGCTTCTTCCAACTGCCTAACTTGTTTCATCTAGAATGATCTTGGCATTTCTAACACGTATCCTCCTGCTGCTGCATTTCCTCTGCCCTGGAACAAACTTTCTAAATGCACACCTGACTGCTTGCTTCCTTGTTTAGAATGCTTCAGTGGCTGTCCGCTCCCCTTAGGATCAGAACAAACTGCTAGGTCCTGAACCTGACCCACAAGACCTGTCCTGATTTCCTTATGTCTTCAGCCTTATCTCTTTATCACTTCATGTGAAGCCTGGTCTCCAGCTGCTAGACGCATGACTTGTGTTTCCTCAAGCACCCAAGGCTTCTCCTTCTTTCCCCTGCTGACTCCTCAGCCCCCAACCCTTCTCTGTGCTCCTATCACTTTATAGGCACTTCCTCCCATATGCCTCAAGTAGTTTCTCAAGCCTCCAAGTCATGCCAGTGTGCCTGTCATTTCTGGGTCTTCTGCTTGGCATCAGTGAGTGCAGAGCTCTAGTCCCCCTTAATCACTGACTCGCTCTGTGGTGTTGGCCAAGGTTTGCCTTCTCTGTTGTAAATGAGAATTAGGTCAAGGATGGGACAGGACTCACCTCTCTCCTTTGGTCTCTGCTTGCCCCAGTCCTTCAAGGTGACAGCTCTTTTCATGGGGAAGTATGGCTTAAAGGTTGGCTCTGGCTCCTTGTCTTTGGTTCCAGCTCCAGCCCCTGCCTGTGGGCCTGGGTCCTTCTCTGAGGCTGTGTAATGGCCTTTCCAGGAAGCTGAGGTGCTGGGCTGGGAAACAGCCTCACCTCCTGAGGGGAGCTTCAGGGTGGCTTCCTCCAAGGAGCTGCTCGGGGGGCCTGGCAGTGGCTGGAATTCCCATTGTTTGCAATTGACCATGTCCCATTCCCTTACCAGGGAGATGAGTTTTTGCATGGGGGTGACAGGAGGGTCTTTGCTTTCAGATTTCTGTGTGAGGTTGACTGTGGTACACTTCTTCTTGGGAGGACTCTCAGGGTGGGCCCCCCAGTGTCTAGGGTTGGCACATAGACCAGGACAGTGTGAGTATGTGCTGGGATTACCCGCCCTCTTGGCACCTCGGCATAGGGACACCTGGATTGTCCGGAAGTACTGCTCAGCCTCCTCTATCTGGCTGGACCTGGCCAGGGTCCCCTTGGCCTTGTTCCGTGGAGTCCTGTCACTGCAGTCTTGGAACTCCATAGGTATGCAAGCTGTGGTCTGGAGAGGGAGGGCACAGCAGCTCTGGGCATTTTGTGCTTCCACATCGAAGCCTTACCCAAGATCTCATAAGCTGGGTCTCTAAGACTTCACTTGCTTACCCAGAACAATCCCATCCCCCACATGGGTCTTACATTTGATATTTGCTCAGTCTGAGTGGGGGTGGTACCAGCCCAGGGTCCTTTCACACACCAAAGGGACATATCAGCATCCCAGGCCACAGGCAGCCAGCATTTCCTGGTGTCTCCCTCCAGGTTCAGAAACCAGTCACTGTGCCAGGAGCCATGTAGGCCCGGCTCTTTCAATTTGCCATACCCCTCAGTAGCGGTCTGCCCTCTGAGCCCTGTGCTGGTGCTCTTTCAGGATAACACCAAACCAAAGAATGCTGGGACTTACTTCTTTGGCATCTCTACTGAACTCCACCAGTGACCCTGGCCCTTCTGTCACCACATGCAGCCTTCTGATGGGAAAAACTTCATTTCCAGATTCTTTCTCCTGGATCCATGACCTGCAGACTCCAAGAGGGTTTGGTTAGTAAGCAGAAGCTTCCACTAGTCCATTGACCAGGTCTGCCCTCTGGCTGGGAGTTAACTCTAGACAGCAGGGGAGAAGGGGCTTTAAAGGGTTTTGCTTAGGTCCCTGCCCAATCCTGGGCCTGCTCCACCCCCTTAACTCTAAGGAGAACAGGTCCTACTGGGAGGTGAGACTTAGGACAGGATTCCCAAGAGGAATATAAAGGTTCAAACTTTAGAACATGGTGTCAGGAGCAGTTTCCTTACTTGTATGCCTCACATTGGATAAGGGCTTCTGAGAGGGATGGGATGTGGTATTCCTCCACCTCCTGGCAGAGGAGGGGCCATTCCCTGCAAATGACAAGATGTCACACTGGGCATCTGGGGTGGGAGTGTGGGTGGGGTTATAAGCCTCCAGAGCTGCTGCCTTGAACAGCAGTTCACATGTTGGAAATAATATAATCTCCCTGAAGGCTACAAACTCAAATTTCCGTCTTGAAGAGGGATGGGGTTTCATtatatgatttccttccttcactcACTTAAATTCAGATGGTAAAAATAGTTTTCCAAGTCTCAGGAAGTTGAGAATGTGTCGAAACATTTGGCCATCCCCGTGGATCAGCAGGGTCTGTCCATATGTGATCCAGTACACTCTCTGAGGGTTGGACAGCAGTTCTGGATACTGCAAAGGGTTGGACACCAGACTCTTGTTAGTCTGTTAAAGGGCTACATCCTTATTAAGGGGCAGGTCAGCCTTCTCTTCGTTTTCCTAACCATTCTAGAGCAGAGGCTTTGGGATTTCCATCTCCTTATCTTGTTGGCCACAAGGAGCCATAATGAGGAGCAGAGCATCTAGGGAGAAGCACATCATCTCTGCTTCAAGTTTTGCTGGCTCCTAGACCACTCTCTTGAGGCATCTGGAACCTCACCCTATGTCCTGCTCAGTCCAGGCCCCTCAGACTGGCCTCATCCCTACCCAAACTCCTAAAGCCTTCCCAGAATGCTGCTCATAGAATAAAAGCACTTTGGGCCATGGAGCAGAGGGAAGGTCCTTGTTTTAATCAGGTGCTGAAGGCTGTGTATGGGTCAGGTGACAGAATCTTCTCAGCCGCAGAAGCCAAAAGGAGACGAGGGCAGCCTCGGGCCAGCAGTACCTTCAGCAGGGTCTGCAAGGTGGTTGCATACCAGTGGCTTCCAACATAAACTTTGACGATCTGTTGAGGGGAATACACAGTGATTTCTGCCGTCCACTCCTCATCTAAGGAAACCAATGAGAGGGAACAAATCACGTGGCCAAAAGGGAAATTAGGTAGGGCATTTTGTCCATTACATGTTAAGACACAATATCTTCATCAGTCATATTCTGTTGCCTAGTCTGAGAAGCAGCAGAAATCCCTGACATCAACCTTTTCTGCTCCTCAGGCCTTCCCTGTGGCTCACCATATGGTTTCCTGGGTGTCAATAGCAGCTTGGAGGGTCAGCTGGTGActctgggttgggggagggccACCAACCCCAAGGGCACTGCTGTTCTTCCCCTGGCCCACCTCTCCCAAGAAAGCTTGGCTAATGTACCTTTCTACCTACCTTGCTAACTGCTTCTGGTTTCTGGCTGGGTGTGTAATTTTCCACATGGCCACTCAGACCGGAGCTAGGAGTCCCTCTGTATGTTTGTGCTTATGGTTTGGCAAATATCATAGAGCCAGCGTCTCATCAAATCACTATCACTTCTATAGAGACCAAGCCTCGAGGCATGTCTGGAGAATGGGGCTTTATTCTGGGAAGATGAACTCATGACCCTTTTCCTGGGGTGACTAGATTTAGGCTTTGTTCTGTCTTAAGAACCAGTTTCTAATGAGCTTTGTAATGAATGAAGGGTATATAAATAGATGATATAACCAAGAGGTATATAGATTGTGAACCTCATGAAGATAGAAACTGGGTCTGTTTTGCTCTCTTCTGTACCTCTAGTGTTATCTACTGTCCTGGTATATGGTAGGTGCTCAAATAAGTACTGAATGTTGCTGAATGATAGTAATATAGCATAAATTGATCTAAAACACTTTTTGTTAGGAAACAGTTATAGGCAGCTGGTGAAACAACACTGGCTTTAGACTCAGATTTAAATCCCAGCTTGACCATGATCTAGTAATATAAGCAAGttacctccctgagcctctgctTTTTTTGTTAAATGGACCCAGGGATCATTCTTCCCTGGATGGCTGCGAGGACCAAATGGGCATAGCATCGGCTCCCAGAGCCAGAGCAGGCATGCCCTTGGGGTCCCATGTGGCCCCCCAACTGGGTCAGTCTGCACAGCTCAGCCTGGACTACTTGAGGCTACCTGtgggcttggggtggggaggggtcacCTAACAGGAAAGTTTCCTTTTAGGTGAAACCCACAGATGTTAGTCTagctttccttttctgttccatCTACAGTTCCTGGTTCTAGCCAGCCTTATCTTTCCTCTGTGATCCCCTAGACCCTCCTCTGATGTTGAATTCAAACTGAGAAGCTTctttatttactgagcacatccATGGGTGCCAGAGTCCTCGGCTCCAGATGAGTCTTCAGAGCCACTTTCATTGGCTCATAGGTGATGTCCCTCTTGTCCAGGAAGGCACAGAGCTCGTACACCTCAGAAATGGTCTCAGTCAGGGGCAGCTGGCAAGTCCCCAGCCAGTTCCTGCCCAGAGGAAAGGTCTGTCACAGAGAGCTTCAGCACTGTACCCCAAGGGAGTACAGCCTGTCAACCTTCCATGTCTAGAATGTCTTGCCCTTACACTAACTCAAGCCTGTGGCCACTAACA contains:
- the KCTD19 gene encoding BTB/POZ domain-containing protein KCTD19; the encoded protein is MEEPGMPHESAEDLFHFNVGGWHFSVPRSKLAQFPDSLLWKEASALTSSESQRLFIDRDGSTFRHVHYYLYTSKLSFSSCAELNLLYEQALALQLMPLLQTLDNLKEGKYHLRVRPADIPVAERASLNYWRTWKCISKPSEFPIKSPAFTGLHDKAPLGLMDTPLLDTEEDVHYCFLPLDLVAKYPSLVTEDNLLWLAKTVALIECECSEFRFIVNFLRSQKILLPDNFSNIDVLEAEVEILEIPELSEAVRLYRMNMGGCSRTSCPPPSPGKGGRAAGLESVKPLYMMTLGLLVKYPDSALGQLHIESTLDGSRLYITGNGVLFQHVKNWLGTCQLPLTETISEVYELCAFLDKRDITYEPMKVALKTHLEPRTLAPMDVLNEEWTAEITVYSPQQIVKVYVGSHWYATTLQTLLKYPELLSNPQRVYWITYGQTLLIHGDGQMFRHILNFLRLGKLFLPSEFKEWPLLCQEVEEYHIPSLSEALIQCEAYKSWIQEKESGNEVFPIRRLHVVTEGPGSLVEFSRDAKETTACIPMEFQDCSDRTPRNKAKGTLARSSQIEEAEQYFRTIQVSLCRGAKRAGNPSTYSHCPGLCANPRHWGAHPESPPKKKCTTVNLTQKSESKDPPVTPMQKLISLVREWDMVNCKQWEFQPLPGPPSSSLEEATLKLPSGGEAVSQPSTSASWKGHYTASEKDPGPQAGAGAGTKDKEPEPTFKPYFPMKRAVTLKDWGKQRPKERESPAPEQSLPEASEVDSTGVILKVTHPPVVGSDGSCMFFEDSIIYTTQMDNLTHMPPTASPQPREVTFLSFSLSWEEMFYAQKCHCFLTDIILDSIRQKDPKAITAKVVSLANRLWTLNISPKQFVVDLLAITGFKDDRYTQEHLYSWVELTLPFARKYGRCVDLLIQRGLSRSVSYSLLSKYLQDG